GCGTGAATCGCCAGCGATCGTTTTTCGCCATGCTGTGCATCGCGGCTGGCGTCGGCGCGATTGTCAGCCTGCAGACCCTCGGCGTCATGATCAACGAGACGCTGACCGGCAGCTTGCAGGAAAGCAACCGCGGCGACCTCCGCGTGATGCCCGGCGACAACTGGGGCAACTACATCATCGAGCAAGAGGACTCGCTGGAGAGTACCGTCTTCACCCCGGCGGGCATCCAGCGCATCCAGGCGTGGTTCGACGAGCACTATCCGGGCAGCGTCATCACCTACCGCCAGGCGCTCAGCGGCCTCGGCACTGGGTGGAGCGCTTACGACCTGGATCGCGACACCAACAAGACGCTCATCCTGGGCCTGATCGTCGACGCGGACCTGTACCCAGTTTATGGGCAGGTGCGGTCCCTGGATGGCAAACCGCTGGACCAGTTGTTACAGGGTCCGGACGATATCGTGCTGTCGCAGAACCTGGCCGAGCCGCTGGAGGCCGAGATCGGCGACGCAATCCGCATCGCGGGCGCCAGCCAGCCCTTCGTGCTCAGCGGCATCGTCCCGACCGATGCCGAAGCCGGGTTCCGCAACTCCGCCACGGGCTTCCTGGCCGGGATGTTCGGTTTCTACTATCTGGACCACAGCGCGATCGCGCAGTTCGGACAGACGCAGCCGGGGCTGAGCGGCGAGCTGTACGTGCGGTTGGCCGACCCGGAACAGGTCGATCAGGCGCAGCGCCGCTTGCAGCGGGAGTTCTGGTCCGTCAACGTTGCTAGCACCTCCGATCTGAACGAGCAGAACAGCACCATCTCCGAGGCGCTCGATGACCTGGTGGTGGCTATGGGGCTGGTCTCTGTGCTCATCGGCGGGATCGGCATCATCAACACCATGCTGGTGATCGTCAGCCGCCGCATAACAGAGGTTGCCGTGCTCAAGACACTCGGGCTGAAGCCGAACGAGATCACGATCCTGTTCGTGGTGGAGGCGCTGATCATGGGCGTGTTCGGCAGCCTGATGGGCATCGCGCTCGGCTGGGGCTTGGCCCTGATCACGAAAGGGTTTGCCGAGACATTCCTGGGACAGTCCCTGGCGTTCGAGCTGGCGCCTACCCCGGCCCTCAACGGCTTCGTGATCGGGGTGATCATCACGGCGGTGTTCGGCTTCCTGCCGACGCTGGCCGCCGGGCAGATCCGGCCCGCGCTCGTGCTGCGTCCCAGCGACATGGCGCTGCCAAAGGCGGGCCGCCTGAGCGCGTTCGTGGCGCTCATCGTCCTGGTGATGGCGCTCAGCCTCGTGGCGCAAGGCTTGATGGGCGATCTGCTGGATGGCATCCCGCATCTGCATACCATCACCATGGCGATCGGCGCGGCATGCGGCGCGCTGATCGCCATCCCGCTGATCGCGAGTGACTACCTGTCCATGCGCGGGCGGCGGCGGGGGCGGCGCTGGCTCCCGCACGTCCTGGGCTGGCTCGTCGTGCTCGCAGCCCTGCCGGCGGGCGGCGCGGCCTTCGGCAACCGTGTCCCGGCACTCCTGCTGGTGACGCTCACCGGCGTGTTTGTGCTGTACCTCTACATCATCTTGTGGCTGATCGTCTGGGCGGTGGGGGGCGGCTCGCTTTCCGAGATCCGGGCCGGGCTGCTGCTCTTCGCGGTCCCGCTGTTCTGGCCTTTGATCCCGGTGCTGCTGGCCATCGTGCTCCCGGTGTGGGTGCTGGGGCGTCTGATCCAGCGCGTCGCCTTCGTGGACCTCAAGATTGCCATGCGTGGAATGCTGGCGACTAAGGGGCGCGGGGCATCGACGCTGCTGGCGCTGGTGATCGGGATCTTCACCCTGAGCGTGATCACGATGCTGGTGGACAGCATCACCAACACATTCGAACAACTGCTTGAAGAACTCAGCGGCGGCAACGCCATGGTCTTCACGGCGACCGGCAGCAACGAGATGGTTGACACGCTGCGCACGACGCTGGAAGCACAAGGCGACCATCTGCGCGGCTATTCGATCGTCGCTGCCTACAACAGCAGCCTCGTGAGCTACTACGATGCGAGCGCGGGACGCAACGCGCACCTGCAGCCCTGGGTGGCGGAGTTCCTCAACCCGATCAACGGGCGCGACATCACCTCCAATCTGCCTGACGCGAAGTTTGAGGCGGGCCGCAACCTGGACCCTGCAACCGATAACCGGCCAAACGCCGCGGGATACTGGCCCGTGGTCGTCCAGCAGTATGACCCGGAAGTCGGGGGCGGGCCGGGGCTAGAGTTCAGCCTGGGTGACGTCCTCACGCTGCGCCCCGAAACGGGCAGCGCGCCACTGTCCTTCGAGGTGGTGGGCGTGATCGCACGGTCCGGTATCTCCATCGAGGGGTCACAGATCTACGCGCCGCTGGCGGCATTCGAGGGTGTTGATCCCAACGAAGTGACCGCCGTGCTGGACATCCGTGAGGCCGATCTGCGCCCGGTCCGGCGCGCGCTGGCCGAGGTCCCCGGTGTGTTCATGATCGAGACGCGCTTCATCAACGACCTGGTGAACCGCATCGTGGATCAGTTCACCTCGTTTCCGATCCTGGTGGCGGCTCTGTCGCTGTTCGTGGGCGGCTTCGTCATCGCCAACTCCGTCGCGCTCTCCACGATGGAACGGCGCCGCGAGATAGCCGTGATGAAGGCCGTCGGCTGGCAGCGCGAGCGTGTGCTGGGCATGCTCCTGCTTGAAAATGGGCTGCTGGGCTTCATCGGAGGGGTGATTGGCGTAGGCATCAGCTTTGTGATCCTGCTGCTGCTCCTCTACCTGATGTTCCAGGGCGAATTGGGCGATAAGATCCCCTATGGGATCGCCTTCGCACTGATGGGGCTGTGCATCCTGATCTCGCTGGTGGCCGCCATTGCCTCAGTCTGGACTGCCTCCGGCGAAAAGCCGCTCAACACCCTGCGATACGAATGACGCGGGCGGCACTATATCGGGGGCGCAACAACGAATCTGAAGAACCGGAATGGACAGGCACTTAGTATATTGGGCTAGTTTGCCCTCAATGCACCTGCCTTTTACCGCCTCAACCGGGCGTGATACGAGTCTAGACTCGCGTTCCACTGCCGCGCCAAGTGAGATGTTACCGAGTTGAAGCACGGCTGTCTTTGTATTGAGAAGATTGGCCTGCCCCCAGTCTTTCGTACCACCTCTTGAGGTCGGTGGCGGTCATTGTCAGCCACTAGACACACTCCCCCTTGTGTCTAGTAGACCTCGATTTGAGGGAAAAATTCGCCGCCGCGGGCGCTTGGCGGGCGTTCTAACTAGACATATTAGGTGTATAATATCAATGTGTCCGGTAGATTTCGTCATTTTGGAGACCGCTCAAATGGACTTCGTCGAGCCGATTCGGGACCGGAAAAAGATTAGTCAGATCAAGAACACCCTGCGCGGCGAGGGTCGGGTCCGCGACCTGCTGCTGTTCGTGGTCGGCATCAACAGCGCGCTGCGGGTCTCGGACCTGCTGCAGCTGCGGGTAGGGTGTTTTCTGGATGCGGGGCGTGAGGTGCGGCCCAGCTTCGTGATCCGGGAGGAAAAGCGCGGCAAGCGCCAGGAGGTGGTCATCAACCGCAGCATCGGGGAGGCACTGGCCGAGTACCGGGCCGCGTATCCCGAGGTCGAGCAGGACCTCGACCACTACGTCTTCTTCAACACGCGCACGGGCGACTACACTGCGCCGATTGGCCGCAAGCAGGCCTGGGCCATTATCTCAGAGGTGTGTGGGGCCGTGGGCTTGCGGGGCAACTACGGCACGCACACCCTGCGCAAGACCTGGGGCTACCACGCCCGCATGAACGGCGTGGACTTGGCACTGATCATGCACATGCTCAACCACAGCGACCTCGCGTATACCAAAAGGTATCTGGGCATTACGGATGAGGAGCTGGGGGAGGTCGTTAGACGTTTAAATCTGTAGCTTGTTTGGGAGAATTGACGCCGCTTCTATAGGCTGCTGCCCTTTTCTTCGCTTTCTGGATATAACTGGCAGCATGAGAGATCTCCAGAAGGAAGGTTGATCGCATGGTCCAGACGCATAACACCACCCTTGAGGAGTATTTACGGTTTATAGCTCTGCCGGAGAATGACGGCCGGCGCTTTGAATACGTCGAGGGGGAAATCACTGAGGTGGTCAGCAATAACTACTGCTCTCTGATCGCCGCACGGATCTTGGGCCGGGTGATAGCCTATGTTGAGGACCGGGACCTGGGTTACATTATGGGCGCTGACGGCGGCTTTCAGGTGGGCGAAGATCGCTACATCCCGGATGTGAGCTTCATCTCCAAGAAACGACAGCTCACTCCGCCTCACGACACCTTCAACCCCAACCCGCCTGATCTAGCTGTTGAAGTGCTCTCTCCAACCGACAGGCCAAGAATAGTTCGGACCAAGATCCACAACTACACAGCCGCTGGGACGGTCGTTTGGGTGGTTGACCCAGAGGCGAAAATGGTTGAGGTCTATACCTCCGGCCAGCCGGCCAAGACGCTGCACCTAAACGATACGCTCGACGGTGGCGCTGTGCTGCCCGGCTTCACCCTGGCGATGAGGGATATCTTCGCAGAGTAGAACACTGCCTTAAACGAAAAGAACCAGGTTGCGTGCCCGGTTCTTTTGTTCCAGGTGGCCGGTTACGGCGTGCGTTGGGAAGATCCCCGCTTTAATGGGGAGAGTTGTCGCTTAGACCCTGAGCGAACCTCGGAACCCCCTGGCGGCATAGAAGGAAGGCGCACTATTATGAAACACAAAGATATGGCCGTAGCGATGACAAGCAAAGATGGCACCACCAAGTTCTCTAATATCAGGAGGCGTTTGTATCCAGCTCTCCGTTTTCGTGTCAAATTCGCCGAGTTTCTGCAACTCTCGATATTGATCTTCACTCAAAAGCTCGATGCCCATAGCGGCTGCGAGATCAACAGCGTTACCTGCTGGATGCACACCTTTCTTTTCTCTTTCTTGCTGCCCTTCTTTGTCGTAACAGATACTTCTGCGGTCTGGACTTTGCTCTGAACAATCATAGAAAATGTACTCATCCGACTTATTGTCATAACTAACAACATCCGGTTCACCGCCAGTACTTTCCATGGCATGCAGTGCCTTCAGTTTTTCAGTATTCGCTTCCAGCTTTGCCTGTACTTTCGCCCAGTTAAGCCCCTTATGGCGGTTCATGTTTTTCTCAAAACGGTCCTTCAATGTTTTTAGTAGTGTCTCACCCTTGTCCGATGGCAACTCTTTTTTTACCTTGACCTTCGGAATAGGTTTACCACTTCCTTTAGGCATAGTTTTTATCCCTCTTTTGGCTTTGAATATTTTTTCATCGTACCGCCTCGTTCCTTTGTGGTCAAGCAAATTCAACATGGCGCCTGCCAATACGTTTGCCAGGATTTGGTGTGTCGCAAGGTCTTCGATAGTCGCCAAATACCAGACTATGCCCCGATACTCAATGTGGCGCAGGTCGCTCCTGGCGCGGAAGCTCAACTCATACGCCAGGAAGCTAGAACGAGACCGTGTAGCACATTTGCTCTCAAGTGATTGAATTTTTACAAGCCATCCCCTACTCCAATCGTATATGATCTGGAATGCTTACACTCGACCTGGCGGATTGGGGTTGAGGATCTGAGAGAGCACATGAGCTTGTCTGTAAACTGATCATCACTCTCGACGGCTTCGCCCCGGTCAGCAATCGACTCCAACTCCAAAGGAGGAGCTTTCATGCCGGAACTGTTAGTGGACTTCATCACATCTCTGGACGGCTACGGGGCCGCTGAAGGATGGCCCGGCTGGTGGGGAGTTCAAGGCCCCGAATATCTCAGCTGGCTTGGTGAGCAGTCTGAACACGACTACACGATCTTGATGGGAGCGAACACGTACCGGTTGATGTACGGATTCACTTCTCAATCTGGTACATCGGAATCGGATCTGGGAAGCGAAGAAGAAGCCAGCATGACTGAGCTTACCAATGCATCCAAGGTGGTCTTCTCCTCGACGCTACAGTCCCCGCTGCCGTGGGCCAATACTCGGCTCATCAGCGAAGATGCGGTCGAGGCTGTGAGAAAGATGAAGCAGGAAGGCGACAGCCCTTTGACCACCCTCGGCAGCGTCAGCTTGTGCCGGTCGCTGCTCAAGGCAGGTCTTGTGGATCGCTTCCGGGTGGTCATCTTCCCCGTGATCACTGGCAGCACCGGCACGGACCGGATTTATGACGGTTATCCCGATGTTGCCCTGGACATGGTTTCCAGCCGGACATTCGACGGCAGGATTCAGCTGCTTGAGTACATCCCCAGGGTGCTTGCCGGGCCGCCGGACGCGCACAACGGTTCCTGACGGTCACATGAAGTCAGTATCGCCTATAAAATCTAAGAGGCCATTTGAATATTCAAGATCTGAGGGAAAACCAAACATCGGTTTGGCTGCTAACTCTCCCTCAAAAAAGCAATTTTCAAATGGCCTCTAAGCTCGACTTTGCACATCTTAACAATTGCATTTCTAGACGTTCTTCGGTGAGCGGAAATTGGCTCGGTGATTTTTCAAATGTCTTGAAAACACACCGATGTTGGAAAAGTCTGACAGGTTTTGACAGCCTTCTCTAGCCGAAGCATAGTGACAAAAGATTGTCATGTGCAAAGTCGAGCTAAGGAGAAACTTTCATGCCGGAACTACTAGTAGACTTCATCGCCACACTGGATGGCTACGGTGCCACAGATGCGTGGCCCGGCTGGTGGGGACTCGAAGGCCCAGAATTTCTCCGTTGGCTCGCTGAGCAGCCTGAACGCGACTACACGCTCTTGATGGGAGCCAACACCTACCGTCTCTCGTCCGAACTTCCACCCGAGAACTCCGACCAAGCTACTTTCGGGGACTGGCTTACCAACGCCCCCAAGGTGGTTTTTTCCTCGACGCTGCAACCTCCGTTGTCGTGGGCTAACACCCAGTTGATCAGCGGGGATGCAATTGAGGCTGTGAGACAGATGAAGCAGGAGGGCGACAGTCCGATGCGTACTGTTGGCAGCCTTAGCTTGTGCCGGTCGCTCCTCAAGGCAGGCCTCGTAGACCGTTTCCGGGTGGTCATCTTCCCCGTGATCAACGGGAGCACCGGCTACGACCGGATCTACGACGGTTATCCCGATGTCGCCCTCGATATGGTTTCGAGCCGGACGTTCGACGGCAGGATTCAGCTGCTTGAGTACGTCCCCAGGGTGCTTGCCGGACCGCCGGGCGCGCACGACGGTTCCTGACGGTCAACGGACATCTCGGCGCTAGAGACGTCAAAACAGCATCTTTTCAAAGAAAGATGCTTTGCCATCTGAAACTAGAGGAGGCAACGTATGTCCAGGCTTCGGGTCAACTCATTCTCAATATCGATCGACGGATATGGTGCAGGACCGAACCAGAGTCTCGAGAACCCGCTCGGCGTCGGCGGCGAAGCCCTCCACGATTGGATCGTTGCGACCAGAACATTTCAACAGCTGTATGGGGACGGAGGCGGCACTACGGGTGATGATGACGAGTTTGTGGCCCGTGGCCTCAACAACATCGGCGCTTGGATTCTCGGGCGTAACATGTTCGGCCCGGTCCGAGGGCCTTGGCCGGATGACAGTTGGAAGGGATGGTGGGGCGATAGGCCACCCTACCACACCCCGGTTTTCGTGCTAACCCATCAGCCGCGTGAGTCAGTTGCTATGGATGGCGGCACGACTTTCCACTTCGTTACCGATGGCATTTACGCGGCACTAGACCGTGCCCGCCAGGCGGCCAATGGGCAGGATGTGCGGCTTGGCGGCGGTGTGGCTACAATCCGCCAGTACCTCGAAGCCGGACTCATCGACGAATTGCATATCGCTATCAGTCCGATGCTCCTCGGCTCCGGTGAACACCTTTTCGCCAATCTCGATACGGTTGCGCTGGGCTACCACTGCACCGAGCGCGTTGCCACTGCTGGAGCGATGCACTACGTTCTTACAAGAAACGGCATAGGTTAAACAGTTTGTGGATAGGTGGACCACTGCAGTTCTCAGCGGCGAGATGGAGAAGCTCGATCAAATGTCGATTCCGGGCTTTGTGACGATTGGACCACGTGGCTTCGT
This sequence is a window from Aggregatilinea lenta. Protein-coding genes within it:
- a CDS encoding DUF4256 domain-containing protein, whose amino-acid sequence is MPKGSGKPIPKVKVKKELPSDKGETLLKTLKDRFEKNMNRHKGLNWAKVQAKLEANTEKLKALHAMESTGGEPDVVSYDNKSDEYIFYDCSEQSPDRRSICYDKEGQQEREKKGVHPAGNAVDLAAAMGIELLSEDQYRELQKLGEFDTKTESWIQTPPDIRELGGAIFACHRYGHIFVFHNSAPSFYAARGFRGSLRV
- a CDS encoding dihydrofolate reductase family protein, producing the protein MPELLVDFIATLDGYGATDAWPGWWGLEGPEFLRWLAEQPERDYTLLMGANTYRLSSELPPENSDQATFGDWLTNAPKVVFSSTLQPPLSWANTQLISGDAIEAVRQMKQEGDSPMRTVGSLSLCRSLLKAGLVDRFRVVIFPVINGSTGYDRIYDGYPDVALDMVSSRTFDGRIQLLEYVPRVLAGPPGAHDGS
- a CDS encoding Uma2 family endonuclease, which gives rise to MVQTHNTTLEEYLRFIALPENDGRRFEYVEGEITEVVSNNYCSLIAARILGRVIAYVEDRDLGYIMGADGGFQVGEDRYIPDVSFISKKRQLTPPHDTFNPNPPDLAVEVLSPTDRPRIVRTKIHNYTAAGTVVWVVDPEAKMVEVYTSGQPAKTLHLNDTLDGGAVLPGFTLAMRDIFAE
- a CDS encoding ABC transporter permease, whose protein sequence is MIERLSFFVRHSLNDLRVNRQRSFFAMLCIAAGVGAIVSLQTLGVMINETLTGSLQESNRGDLRVMPGDNWGNYIIEQEDSLESTVFTPAGIQRIQAWFDEHYPGSVITYRQALSGLGTGWSAYDLDRDTNKTLILGLIVDADLYPVYGQVRSLDGKPLDQLLQGPDDIVLSQNLAEPLEAEIGDAIRIAGASQPFVLSGIVPTDAEAGFRNSATGFLAGMFGFYYLDHSAIAQFGQTQPGLSGELYVRLADPEQVDQAQRRLQREFWSVNVASTSDLNEQNSTISEALDDLVVAMGLVSVLIGGIGIINTMLVIVSRRITEVAVLKTLGLKPNEITILFVVEALIMGVFGSLMGIALGWGLALITKGFAETFLGQSLAFELAPTPALNGFVIGVIITAVFGFLPTLAAGQIRPALVLRPSDMALPKAGRLSAFVALIVLVMALSLVAQGLMGDLLDGIPHLHTITMAIGAACGALIAIPLIASDYLSMRGRRRGRRWLPHVLGWLVVLAALPAGGAAFGNRVPALLLVTLTGVFVLYLYIILWLIVWAVGGGSLSEIRAGLLLFAVPLFWPLIPVLLAIVLPVWVLGRLIQRVAFVDLKIAMRGMLATKGRGASTLLALVIGIFTLSVITMLVDSITNTFEQLLEELSGGNAMVFTATGSNEMVDTLRTTLEAQGDHLRGYSIVAAYNSSLVSYYDASAGRNAHLQPWVAEFLNPINGRDITSNLPDAKFEAGRNLDPATDNRPNAAGYWPVVVQQYDPEVGGGPGLEFSLGDVLTLRPETGSAPLSFEVVGVIARSGISIEGSQIYAPLAAFEGVDPNEVTAVLDIREADLRPVRRALAEVPGVFMIETRFINDLVNRIVDQFTSFPILVAALSLFVGGFVIANSVALSTMERRREIAVMKAVGWQRERVLGMLLLENGLLGFIGGVIGVGISFVILLLLLYLMFQGELGDKIPYGIAFALMGLCILISLVAAIASVWTASGEKPLNTLRYE
- a CDS encoding nuclear transport factor 2 family protein, producing MDRWTTAVLSGEMEKLDQMSIPGFVTIGPRGFVLNKQQWLGSFQSGDLEYDSLK
- a CDS encoding site-specific integrase yields the protein MCPVDFVILETAQMDFVEPIRDRKKISQIKNTLRGEGRVRDLLLFVVGINSALRVSDLLQLRVGCFLDAGREVRPSFVIREEKRGKRQEVVINRSIGEALAEYRAAYPEVEQDLDHYVFFNTRTGDYTAPIGRKQAWAIISEVCGAVGLRGNYGTHTLRKTWGYHARMNGVDLALIMHMLNHSDLAYTKRYLGITDEELGEVVRRLNL
- a CDS encoding dihydrofolate reductase family protein, with the translated sequence MPELLVDFITSLDGYGAAEGWPGWWGVQGPEYLSWLGEQSEHDYTILMGANTYRLMYGFTSQSGTSESDLGSEEEASMTELTNASKVVFSSTLQSPLPWANTRLISEDAVEAVRKMKQEGDSPLTTLGSVSLCRSLLKAGLVDRFRVVIFPVITGSTGTDRIYDGYPDVALDMVSSRTFDGRIQLLEYIPRVLAGPPDAHNGS
- a CDS encoding dihydrofolate reductase family protein, producing MSRLRVNSFSISIDGYGAGPNQSLENPLGVGGEALHDWIVATRTFQQLYGDGGGTTGDDDEFVARGLNNIGAWILGRNMFGPVRGPWPDDSWKGWWGDRPPYHTPVFVLTHQPRESVAMDGGTTFHFVTDGIYAALDRARQAANGQDVRLGGGVATIRQYLEAGLIDELHIAISPMLLGSGEHLFANLDTVALGYHCTERVATAGAMHYVLTRNGIG